The sequence below is a genomic window from Rhizobium sp. NXC14.
AATCCGGATCTCCTAAAGGAATATCACGGCCGCTTCCGCTATATCCTCGTCGACGAATATCAGGATACCAACACCGCCCAATATATGTGGCTGAGGCTGCTGGCCCAGCGCAGCAAGGGCGAGCCGCAGAATGTCTGCTGCGTCGGTGACGACGACCAGTCGATCTATGGCTGGCGCGGTGCGGAGGTCGACAATATTCTTCGCTTCGAGAAGGATTTCCCCGGCGCCAAAGTGATCAAGCTCGAGCGCAACTACCGATCGACCGAACATATCCTCGGTGCCGCCGCCCATCTGATCGCCCATAATGAAGGGCGTCTGGGCAAGACGTTGTTCACCGATCGCACCGATCCCGATGACGTCAAGGTGCAGGTTCACGCCTCCTGGGACTCCGAGGAGGAAGCCCGCGCCATTGGCGAGGAGATCGAGCAACTCCAGCGCAGCAAGCATCTGCTGAACGACATGGCGATCCTGGTGCGCGCCTCCTTCCAGATGCGCGAATTCGAAGATCGCTTCGTCACCCTTGGCCTCAACTACCGAGTCATTGGCGGCCCGCGCTTCTATGAGCGCCTCGAAATCCGCGATGCCATGGCCTATTTCCGGCTCGTCGCACAACCGGCCGACGACCTCGCCTTCGAGCGCATCATCAACACGCCGAAGCGTGGCCTCGGCGATACAACGGTGCGTGCGCTGCATGATTATGCCCGAGCCCGCGACATCCCGATGCTGGCGGCAGCGGCCGACATCATCGAAACGGACGAGTTGAAGCCAAAGGCGCGCAAAGCCCTCTTCGATGTGATTCAATCTTTCCGCCGATGGCAGGAGCTGCTTGAAAACACACCGCATACCGAACTTGCCGAGCAGATCCTCGAAGAGTCCGGCTATACCGACATGTGGAAGAACGACAAGAGCGCCGAAGCCCCGGGCCGTCTCGAAAACCTCAAGGAACTGATCCGCTCGATGGAAAGCTTCGAGTCAATGCGCGGCTTCCTGGAGCACGTTTCCCTCGTGATGGATGCCGAGACCAACGAGAACCTCGATGCCGTCTCGATCATGACGCTGCACTCGGCCAAAGGCCTGGAATTCGACACCGTCTTCCTGCCCGGCTGGGAGGAAGGCCTTTTTCCGCACCAGCGCTCGCTCGATGAAAGCGGCCGCGCCGGCCTGGAGGAGGAACGCCGTCTCGCCTATGTCGGCATTACCCGCGCCAAACGCCGCTGCCACATCTGGTTCGTCTCCAACCGCCGCATCCACGGTCTCTGGCAATCGACCCTGCCCTCGCGTTTCCTGGACGAACTGCCGGAGACCCATGTCGAGGTCGCCGAGATG
It includes:
- a CDS encoding UvrD-helicase domain-containing protein, whose translation is MSNSFDDIPFFDEEPGEVARKPQPSVAAAGRPSAGGGIAARAMAARDGGKRPDYLAGLNPEQTEAVETLEGPVLVLAGAGTGKTRVLTTRIAHILNTGRAFPSQILAVTFTNKAAREMKERIALLVGGAVEGMPWLGTFHSIGVKLLRRHAELVGLSSDFTILDTDDVVRLIKQLIQAEGLDDKRWPAKQFAGMIDTWKNKGLGPADIPEGDARAFANGRGRDLYFAYQARLSTLNACDFGDLLMHPIAIFRKNPDLLKEYHGRFRYILVDEYQDTNTAQYMWLRLLAQRSKGEPQNVCCVGDDDQSIYGWRGAEVDNILRFEKDFPGAKVIKLERNYRSTEHILGAAAHLIAHNEGRLGKTLFTDRTDPDDVKVQVHASWDSEEEARAIGEEIEQLQRSKHLLNDMAILVRASFQMREFEDRFVTLGLNYRVIGGPRFYERLEIRDAMAYFRLVAQPADDLAFERIINTPKRGLGDTTVRALHDYARARDIPMLAAAADIIETDELKPKARKALFDVIQSFRRWQELLENTPHTELAEQILEESGYTDMWKNDKSAEAPGRLENLKELIRSMESFESMRGFLEHVSLVMDAETNENLDAVSIMTLHSAKGLEFDTVFLPGWEEGLFPHQRSLDESGRAGLEEERRLAYVGITRAKRRCHIWFVSNRRIHGLWQSTLPSRFLDELPETHVEVAEMEQSYGAYGRGGYGQSRFDKAEPFANSYSTPGWKRAQANRTDATRENWGTRSGHAVERIGYGESGPKGRMIDGELVAKSTSSEPSRFTLGDRVFHLKFGNGNITGIEGNKLTIDFDRAGQKRVLDGFVERV